One window of the Methanocaldococcus vulcanius M7 genome contains the following:
- a CDS encoding MJ0144 family RNA dihydrouridine synthase-like protein, with amino-acid sequence MADKINKILEMNNSKKVVLAPMAGITDGEFCKQFKNMFAITTLGGYNIDLTTYKAGLKIEQRGRKEFLIDLNNFNEYIVDQIKKARESNSLVSVNVRFFDIEEAYGRLEVIAKHADIVEVNCHCRQREITSLGLGQELMRDVKRLERFLEEIGSLNVPIFLKIRLNYIPIDKLIKNLDVVKDYFTGLHVDCFYPGKPYADLSSLKILSDHFKDKVIIGNNSVDSLEKALEMLKYADFVSVARAVLNGKIDWIKEFNKMF; translated from the coding sequence ATGGCTGATAAAATTAATAAAATTTTAGAAATGAACAATTCAAAAAAAGTTGTTTTAGCCCCTATGGCAGGAATCACAGATGGAGAGTTTTGTAAACAGTTTAAAAACATGTTTGCCATTACAACATTGGGAGGATACAATATAGATCTCACAACATATAAGGCGGGATTAAAAATAGAGCAAAGAGGAAGAAAGGAATTTTTAATAGATTTAAATAATTTTAATGAGTATATTGTAGATCAGATAAAAAAAGCGAGGGAGAGTAATTCATTGGTATCTGTTAATGTCAGATTTTTTGATATTGAGGAAGCATATGGAAGGTTGGAGGTCATTGCAAAGCATGCAGATATTGTGGAGGTTAATTGTCATTGTAGGCAGAGGGAGATAACTTCTTTAGGGCTGGGTCAGGAGTTAATGCGAGATGTTAAAAGATTGGAGAGGTTTTTAGAAGAGATAGGTTCATTAAATGTCCCAATATTTTTAAAGATTCGTCTAAATTATATTCCAATAGATAAACTAATTAAGAATTTAGATGTAGTTAAAGATTATTTTACTGGTTTACATGTTGATTGTTTCTATCCTGGAAAACCTTATGCTGATCTCTCTTCATTAAAAATACTCTCAGATCACTTCAAAGATAAAGTAATAATTGGAAATAATTCGGTTGATTCATTAGAAAAGGCCTTAGAGATGTTAAAATATGCTGATTTTGTATCTGTTGCAAGGGCTGTTTTAAATGGGAAAATTGACTGGATAAAAGAGTTTAACAAGATGTTTTAA
- a CDS encoding MATE family efflux transporter: MKNVETLLLENPKKAIIKVSKPIIFAMFLESIYSFVDSIWVSGLGADALAAIGASFPIIISIYAVSWGLGVGASSGIARKIGAKDKEGAISVANHAVILALIFGGLYLISVYPNIFGILDLMGVYGICKILAIEYLKILVLGIGLFTTYEVLCGVLRGEGNTKIVMIASAIGTLTNIVLDPLFIYILHLNIAGASYATLTSIFLSTLILIYYLFIKKESYVKIDFSKFKFNFEVVFDLLRVSLPTALMEITVAISFFIMNYIIMIVGNSENLAVYTASLRITEIGFVPMLGLASGAISVIGASYGAKNYEKLKTAYFYTLKIGFLIEIIIVASIMIFAPILAYLFTYSKTSMSMYEDLVKALRIVPFYLLFTPLILTTSSLFQGIGKGERSLMIALIRCIICHPLYSYILAVIYSLGILGVYLGLVIGDFTAGIFSFLIGILTLMAISKYLSKRNQKIEK; encoded by the coding sequence ATGAAAAACGTTGAAACATTGCTGTTAGAAAATCCAAAGAAGGCAATTATTAAAGTATCAAAGCCGATTATCTTTGCAATGTTTTTGGAATCGATTTATAGTTTTGTAGATAGCATATGGGTCTCAGGGCTTGGAGCAGATGCGTTAGCCGCTATCGGGGCAAGTTTTCCCATCATAATAAGCATATATGCAGTTAGCTGGGGTTTGGGTGTTGGGGCAAGTTCAGGAATTGCTCGTAAAATTGGTGCGAAGGATAAAGAAGGAGCGATTAGTGTGGCAAACCATGCCGTAATCTTAGCCCTGATCTTTGGAGGATTATACTTAATATCCGTTTATCCAAATATATTTGGAATATTGGACTTGATGGGTGTTTATGGAATATGTAAAATCTTAGCTATTGAATATTTAAAAATATTGGTTTTAGGTATTGGATTATTTACAACCTACGAGGTGTTATGTGGAGTTCTTAGAGGAGAGGGAAATACAAAGATTGTGATGATAGCAAGTGCTATCGGAACTTTAACTAACATTGTATTAGATCCTCTCTTTATCTATATTCTGCATCTCAACATTGCCGGTGCAAGTTATGCCACACTAACATCCATATTTTTATCTACTTTAATATTAATCTATTATCTTTTTATAAAAAAAGAGAGTTATGTTAAAATCGACTTTTCTAAGTTTAAATTTAACTTTGAAGTGGTATTTGACTTACTTAGAGTATCTCTTCCTACTGCACTTATGGAAATTACTGTGGCAATCTCATTTTTTATAATGAATTATATAATAATGATAGTAGGAAACAGTGAAAATTTAGCAGTATATACTGCATCCTTAAGAATTACAGAGATTGGGTTTGTTCCAATGTTGGGGTTAGCAAGTGGGGCAATATCTGTTATTGGAGCAAGTTATGGAGCAAAAAACTATGAAAAATTAAAAACAGCGTATTTCTACACACTAAAAATTGGATTTTTGATAGAAATAATTATAGTTGCAAGCATTATGATATTTGCTCCTATATTGGCTTATTTATTCACCTATTCTAAAACTTCAATGAGCATGTATGAAGATCTCGTTAAAGCGTTAAGAATCGTTCCATTTTATCTTCTCTTCACTCCACTAATATTAACAACATCATCTTTATTTCAAGGAATCGGAAAAGGAGAAAGATCTCTAATGATAGCCCTAATTAGATGTATAATTTGCCACCCTTTATATTCTTATATTCTTGCAGTTATTTACTCACTTGGTATACTTGGAGTATACTTGGGATTAGTGATAGGGGACTTTACAGCAGGTATTTTTTCATTTTTAATTGGAATCTTAACATTAATGGCAATTTCTAAATATTTATCAAAGAGAAATCAAAAAATAGAAAAATAA
- a CDS encoding GTP cyclohydrolase III: MIQITVIQIDNYGPWTVTPNPRRESDLQALQSRLYADLNLMFGSHKGLVFYTRFDNLIAITNGIDLLTHKRIQESIRNRYPFTVSMVIASAETPYEAQKLATKTLQEYGSAQDENRKEVLDVANELVMDGYVQIAHIDINNITGTLTDIVSAYDTYVNVNRVKLALMEELLNYNALMFFIGGDNFMSPSNGMSEEDFIDIFNRINEKYGIELKAGIGIGKTAEDASNLADLGLEKIRGKVVNKNVCTLRQDDFLESKMGIGKIYHPQV; this comes from the coding sequence ATGATTCAAATAACGGTAATTCAAATAGACAATTACGGACCTTGGACAGTTACTCCAAATCCAAGAAGAGAGAGCGATTTACAAGCATTACAGAGTAGATTATACGCTGATTTAAATCTGATGTTTGGATCACATAAGGGACTTGTCTTTTACACAAGATTTGACAATTTAATTGCTATAACTAACGGGATAGATCTTCTAACCCACAAGAGAATACAAGAAAGTATAAGAAATCGTTATCCTTTTACTGTTAGTATGGTTATTGCCTCTGCTGAAACACCTTACGAAGCCCAAAAATTAGCTACCAAAACACTTCAGGAATATGGAAGTGCCCAGGATGAAAATAGGAAGGAAGTTTTAGACGTTGCTAATGAGTTGGTTATGGATGGTTATGTTCAAATAGCTCACATAGATATAAATAACATCACTGGGACTTTAACAGATATTGTAAGTGCATATGACACTTATGTGAACGTTAATAGGGTTAAGTTGGCATTAATGGAAGAGTTATTAAATTACAATGCCTTAATGTTTTTTATTGGAGGAGATAACTTTATGTCTCCTTCCAATGGAATGAGTGAAGAGGATTTTATAGATATATTTAATAGAATAAATGAAAAATATGGAATCGAGTTGAAGGCAGGAATAGGGATAGGAAAAACTGCTGAGGATGCTTCAAATTTGGCAGATCTTGGATTAGAAAAAATAAGAGGAAAGGTTGTTAATAAAAACGTATGCACTTTAAGGCAGGATGATTTCTTGGAGTCAAAAATGGGTATTGGAAAGATATATCATCCACAAGTTTAA
- a CDS encoding 4Fe-4S dicluster domain-containing protein, producing MDKIKKIEINETFCKGCDICILVCPRGVFEKSKKLNKRGVYPPIPKNPEKCTFCNLCILQCPDQAISIDQD from the coding sequence ATGGATAAAATCAAAAAGATAGAGATAAATGAAACGTTTTGTAAGGGATGTGATATATGTATTTTAGTTTGTCCAAGGGGCGTATTTGAAAAATCCAAAAAATTAAATAAGAGGGGAGTTTATCCTCCTATTCCTAAAAACCCAGAAAAATGCACATTTTGCAATCTTTGTATTTTACAATGCCCAGATCAGGCAATCTCAATAGATCAAGATTAA
- a CDS encoding phosphoadenosine phosphosulfate reductase domain-containing protein, with the protein MDDKFASKFEIEVLNKLLNKNLPYDLAIILKKIGGLDYRKKVFLDGKCLGILEFDLLNLDWKFHPYASYYLIEPPKIQIKPTKKRLKGKKVPLNLIENIEEIKDLKENEYVGVEIGNYVGVAIKKGNSIKIKDLTLKDDIKFEKIQDYLRKNKERIKKLEKTSTSIIKKYNEKCKEKNITINASFSGGKDSSVSTLLANEIIDDLEAIFVDTGLEFKETTKFVKKFAKKYGLNLTILKSKDFWKALEENGIPTKENRWCNSVCKLNPLKNYLEKYREVYTIDGSRKFESFAREKLSYERKSRFIPNQTNIFPILDWKGTDVWSWIYLNEIEYNPLYEKGFERIGCYMCPSALNSEFLRVKELYPELFNRWVETLKRYGYDEDEILRGFWRWKNLPPKMKELKRKLKSLK; encoded by the coding sequence ATGGATGACAAATTTGCATCAAAATTTGAAATAGAAGTGTTAAACAAACTACTTAATAAAAACCTTCCATATGATTTGGCTATAATCTTAAAAAAGATCGGTGGGCTTGATTATAGAAAAAAGGTCTTCTTAGATGGAAAATGCTTGGGGATACTTGAATTTGATTTATTAAATTTGGATTGGAAATTCCATCCTTATGCATCTTACTATTTAATTGAACCTCCTAAAATTCAAATAAAACCAACAAAAAAGAGATTAAAAGGGAAAAAAGTCCCTTTAAATTTAATTGAAAATATAGAAGAGATAAAAGATCTTAAAGAAAACGAATATGTGGGGGTTGAAATAGGAAACTACGTAGGTGTTGCAATTAAAAAAGGAAACTCAATAAAGATAAAAGACCTAACATTAAAAGACGATATTAAATTTGAGAAAATACAAGATTATTTAAGGAAAAATAAAGAAAGAATTAAAAAATTGGAAAAAACATCAACTTCCATAATAAAAAAATACAACGAAAAATGCAAAGAGAAAAACATTACAATAAACGCATCATTTAGCGGTGGAAAAGATTCCTCGGTTTCCACATTACTTGCAAATGAGATTATAGATGATTTGGAAGCTATATTTGTAGATACTGGCTTGGAATTTAAAGAAACAACTAAATTTGTAAAAAAATTTGCTAAAAAATACGGATTAAATTTAACAATTTTAAAAAGTAAGGATTTTTGGAAGGCATTAGAAGAAAACGGAATCCCAACTAAGGAGAATAGATGGTGCAATAGTGTTTGCAAATTGAATCCTCTAAAAAACTATTTAGAAAAATATAGAGAAGTTTATACAATAGACGGATCTCGAAAATTTGAAAGCTTTGCAAGAGAAAAATTATCTTATGAAAGAAAAAGCAGATTTATTCCAAATCAAACAAACATATTCCCAATACTCGACTGGAAAGGCACTGATGTGTGGAGTTGGATATATCTCAATGAGATCGAATACAACCCACTATATGAAAAAGGTTTTGAAAGGATTGGATGTTATATGTGTCCTTCTGCTTTAAACTCTGAGTTTTTAAGAGTTAAAGAACTTTATCCTGAATTATTTAATCGATGGGTTGAAACTTTAAAGAGATATGGATATGATGAAGATGAAATTTTAAGAGGATTCTGGAGATGGAAAAATCTACCTCCAAAAATGAAAGAACTAAAAAGAAAGTTAAAATCACTTAAATAA
- a CDS encoding NAAT family transporter, translating to MDLFNFYLYGFVSLFITIDPIGLIPIVHSLIYPYPEEQRFKIIKKAIISSTIVLLLFAIFGNYIFGYFGITIDAFRVAGGLLLFKISWDMLHAEIPKTKHKPDEKLDVRDIDSVVYVPLAVPLISGPGAITTTMILVSKAHTLLEKMVVVFSILSAMFVSAIILSLSDFIIRRVNIYGINAFVRIMGLLLAAISVQIIFTGIFGFFKLFK from the coding sequence ATGGATCTTTTTAATTTTTATCTTTATGGTTTTGTATCTCTTTTTATCACAATAGATCCAATTGGTTTAATTCCTATAGTTCATTCCTTAATTTATCCATATCCAGAAGAACAGAGATTTAAGATTATTAAAAAGGCCATAATCTCCTCTACGATAGTGTTGTTGTTATTTGCGATATTTGGAAATTATATATTTGGTTATTTTGGAATAACGATAGATGCGTTTAGGGTTGCAGGGGGATTGTTGCTTTTTAAAATATCTTGGGACATGCTTCATGCTGAAATCCCAAAAACAAAACATAAACCTGACGAGAAATTGGATGTTAGAGATATAGACAGTGTTGTTTATGTTCCATTGGCAGTTCCATTGATCTCTGGACCCGGGGCAATAACAACAACAATGATTCTGGTTAGCAAAGCCCACACTCTCTTAGAAAAAATGGTTGTTGTATTCTCTATATTGTCTGCAATGTTTGTTTCTGCAATAATCCTTTCCCTCTCTGATTTTATAATTAGGAGGGTGAATATTTATGGAATTAATGCTTTTGTTAGGATAATGGGACTTTTATTGGCGGCAATTTCCGTTCAAATAATATTCACTGGAATCTTTGGATTTTTTAAATTATTTAAGTGA
- a CDS encoding 4Fe-4S binding protein — translation MSPSSNNIENMKKSMRVDIKLIVRSYLFLLIKWTFFFLVVPGIFVSILFCPYVIPFIYCDVCPVYFCPMKIFRIPFLIVAFFYVLLSKKRFYTICPAGTLQDVIISINKKTLNRIKLLNVVQRNMLKVVRYMFLVVALILVVIFNDPRYIDPYHTFSIEGLMYENIFYYIRLSIIVSIFILAFFIPRFWCKICPFGALISLIYLTYNKICGFVQMFKIKNNKK, via the coding sequence ATGAGTCCCAGCAGTAATAATATTGAAAATATGAAAAAAAGCATGAGAGTTGATATAAAGTTGATTGTTAGAAGTTATTTATTTTTATTGATAAAATGGACATTTTTCTTTTTAGTAGTTCCCGGAATTTTTGTATCTATATTATTCTGCCCCTATGTTATTCCGTTTATTTACTGTGATGTCTGTCCAGTTTATTTTTGCCCGATGAAAATTTTTAGGATTCCTTTTTTAATAGTTGCCTTTTTTTATGTGCTATTATCTAAAAAAAGATTTTATACTATCTGTCCAGCTGGAACTCTTCAGGATGTTATAATTAGCATCAATAAAAAGACATTGAATAGGATTAAATTGCTAAATGTAGTTCAGAGGAATATGTTAAAGGTTGTTAGGTATATGTTTCTTGTCGTTGCTCTTATTCTTGTAGTTATCTTTAATGATCCGCGGTATATAGATCCTTATCATACATTTTCGATAGAGGGGTTAATGTATGAGAATATATTTTATTACATTAGATTGTCAATAATAGTGTCAATTTTTATTCTTGCATTTTTTATTCCAAGATTTTGGTGTAAAATATGTCCTTTTGGGGCACTAATTTCACTAATTTATTTAACATATAACAAAATATGTGGATTTGTTCAAATGTTTAAGATTAAAAACAATAAAAAATAA
- a CDS encoding TIGR01177 family methyltransferase, with the protein MRRGYVLSGEHEEIPIEELKALLEIYNYKGKIEKVGRYAITENTPSKKIVSRGGYIDEGHKIVFEFKFSEKEYEDENKLIDKFISIFEENVEIPSEDLNSSKSFAVRVLKLHKDEFTKKLNSLKIEREIGRIIKTKTNAKVNLENPDVLIRVVILKDRFFVSTMLAKRDREYFQKNRPHLRKYFHPGCMLPKLARAMVNLARVKENDIILDPFCGTGGFLIEAGLIGAKLIGCDIDWRMASGTKINLEEYNLLDKIIKIERLDAKHVDKLLKNVGIEKVDAIITDPPYGISTAKKGEIEEILKILPNFIKKGGYFVFAYPKKVDLDMELKGIYKVYIHKKLIRHIHVYKRS; encoded by the coding sequence ATGAGAAGAGGTTATGTGCTAAGTGGAGAACACGAGGAGATTCCGATTGAAGAACTCAAAGCACTCTTAGAGATCTATAACTATAAAGGAAAAATTGAGAAGGTTGGAAGATATGCAATAACTGAAAACACTCCCTCTAAAAAAATCGTGAGTAGAGGGGGGTATATAGATGAAGGGCATAAAATTGTCTTTGAATTCAAATTCAGTGAAAAAGAATATGAAGATGAAAATAAATTGATTGATAAGTTTATATCAATATTTGAGGAAAATGTGGAAATACCTTCTGAAGATCTTAATAGTTCAAAATCATTTGCAGTTAGGGTCTTAAAACTCCACAAGGATGAGTTTACAAAAAAACTTAATTCCTTAAAAATTGAAAGAGAAATCGGAAGAATTATAAAAACAAAAACCAATGCAAAAGTAAATTTAGAGAATCCAGATGTTTTAATTAGAGTTGTTATTTTAAAAGATAGATTTTTTGTTTCAACTATGCTGGCAAAAAGAGATAGAGAATACTTCCAAAAAAATAGGCCACATCTAAGAAAATACTTTCATCCCGGTTGTATGCTCCCAAAATTAGCAAGGGCAATGGTAAATTTGGCAAGAGTTAAAGAAAATGACATCATTTTGGATCCCTTCTGTGGAACAGGAGGATTTTTAATTGAAGCAGGGTTAATTGGAGCTAAATTAATCGGATGCGATATTGACTGGAGAATGGCGTCTGGAACAAAGATAAACTTAGAAGAATACAACCTGTTAGATAAAATAATTAAAATTGAAAGATTAGATGCCAAACACGTTGATAAACTTTTAAAAAACGTTGGAATAGAGAAAGTTGATGCCATAATAACAGACCCTCCGTATGGAATTTCAACAGCAAAGAAAGGAGAGATTGAAGAAATTCTAAAAATATTACCTAATTTTATTAAAAAAGGCGGTTATTTCGTTTTTGCCTATCCTAAAAAAGTGGATTTAGATATGGAATTAAAAGGCATATATAAAGTTTATATTCATAAAAAATTGATACGGCATATTCACGTTTATAAAAGATCATAA
- the hemA gene encoding glutamyl-tRNA reductase, giving the protein MTILKADYKKYNVSELEKLRIDEEKFYENFDDAILLQTCNRVEMIFDAEKYKNIKELEKIGINLDKFEIISGEKAIEHLFRVASGLESMIVGEDQILGQLKNSYLKAKEKGKLSKRLEKIILKAIHTGQRARLETKINEGGVSIGSASVELAERVFGLDGKNVLLIGAGEMANLVIKALKEKNIKAIIVANRTYEKAERLAKELGGMAIKFDKLEEALRYADIVISATGAPHPILNKERLKNAGKTVIIDIANPRDTTDDIRELPDVFLFTIDDLKLVAEENLKKRMEEVPKVEMIICEELEQLKELLDRMEFENAVRELGQYIENIRKKELEKAKNILKNKNKPVEDVLDDFSKSLCKKIIYDIITIFENLDNKEMFNTLASEFKKLKQQKSKNKT; this is encoded by the coding sequence ATAACAATATTAAAAGCAGATTATAAAAAATATAACGTCTCTGAGTTGGAAAAGCTCAGGATAGATGAGGAGAAGTTTTATGAAAATTTCGACGATGCCATTTTATTGCAAACCTGTAATAGGGTTGAGATGATATTCGACGCTGAAAAGTATAAAAATATAAAAGAACTTGAAAAGATCGGCATAAACTTAGATAAATTTGAAATAATATCTGGAGAAAAAGCAATAGAGCATCTTTTTAGAGTAGCTTCTGGATTAGAGTCGATGATTGTTGGAGAAGACCAGATCCTTGGACAGTTAAAGAATTCATATCTAAAAGCAAAAGAAAAAGGTAAATTATCAAAAAGATTGGAAAAAATTATATTAAAAGCCATACATACAGGTCAACGTGCCAGATTAGAAACAAAAATAAATGAGGGAGGAGTATCTATTGGATCAGCGTCTGTGGAATTGGCTGAAAGAGTTTTTGGTCTCGACGGGAAAAATGTTTTGTTAATTGGAGCTGGAGAAATGGCAAATTTGGTGATAAAGGCCTTAAAGGAGAAAAATATAAAGGCAATAATAGTTGCAAACAGAACGTATGAAAAAGCCGAAAGATTAGCAAAAGAACTCGGAGGAATGGCTATAAAATTTGATAAATTAGAAGAAGCATTAAGATATGCAGATATAGTAATATCAGCCACAGGAGCTCCACATCCAATATTAAATAAAGAAAGATTAAAAAACGCAGGAAAGACAGTTATTATTGATATTGCAAATCCAAGAGATACAACTGACGATATTAGAGAACTTCCTGATGTGTTTTTATTTACAATAGATGATCTAAAATTAGTAGCAGAAGAAAATTTAAAAAAGAGAATGGAAGAAGTTCCAAAGGTTGAAATGATTATTTGCGAGGAGTTAGAGCAGTTGAAAGAACTTCTCGATAGAATGGAATTTGAAAATGCAGTGCGAGAACTTGGGCAGTACATTGAAAATATAAGAAAAAAAGAACTTGAAAAGGCAAAAAATATATTGAAAAATAAAAATAAGCCAGTTGAGGATGTCTTAGATGACTTTTCAAAGTCCCTCTGTAAGAAGATAATCTATGATATAATAACCATCTTCGAAAACTTAGATAACAAAGAAATGTTTAACACGTTAGCTTCTGAATTCAAAAAACTTAAACAGCAAAAATCAAAAAATAAAACCTAA
- the twy1 gene encoding 4-demethylwyosine synthase TYW1: MISEEIFRILRKQRYQIDNHTAVKLCGWVRKKMLEDKNCYKSKFYGIETHRCIQCTPSVIWCQQNCIFCWRVLPQDINIGLKDANLKEPNWEEPEIVFEKIINMHRRIIMGYKGVLDRVGEKKFEEALNPKHVAISLSGEPTLYPYLDELIQIFHKKGFTTFVVSNGILTEIIEKIDPTQLYISLDAYDLESYRKICGGKREYWESILNTLDILKEKKRTCIRTTLIRGFNDDILKFVELYERANAHFIELKSYMHVGYSQRRLKKDNMLEHSEIIKLARELDEGSDYVFIDDSEESRVALLQNRNRKIDPKIKK; this comes from the coding sequence ATGATCTCAGAAGAAATTTTCAGAATTTTAAGAAAGCAGAGATACCAGATAGATAACCACACGGCTGTAAAGTTATGTGGATGGGTTAGAAAAAAAATGTTAGAAGATAAAAACTGCTATAAATCAAAATTTTATGGAATAGAGACGCATAGGTGTATTCAATGCACTCCCTCAGTTATCTGGTGTCAGCAAAATTGCATCTTTTGCTGGAGAGTGTTACCACAGGACATCAATATTGGCTTAAAAGATGCTAATTTAAAAGAACCAAACTGGGAAGAGCCAGAGATTGTGTTTGAAAAGATAATTAATATGCATAGAAGGATAATTATGGGATATAAAGGGGTTTTGGATAGGGTGGGAGAAAAAAAGTTTGAAGAGGCGTTAAATCCGAAACATGTTGCAATTTCTCTATCAGGAGAGCCGACATTGTATCCTTATCTTGACGAGTTAATACAGATCTTTCATAAAAAAGGATTTACAACGTTTGTTGTTTCAAATGGTATTTTAACTGAGATTATAGAGAAGATAGATCCTACACAACTGTATATATCCTTAGATGCCTATGATTTAGAAAGTTATAGGAAAATATGTGGAGGAAAGAGAGAATACTGGGAGTCGATACTAAATACCTTAGATATTTTAAAGGAGAAAAAAAGGACATGCATAAGAACTACCTTGATTAGAGGATTTAATGATGACATTTTAAAGTTTGTTGAGTTGTATGAGAGGGCTAATGCCCATTTTATTGAGTTAAAGTCATATATGCACGTTGGATATTCTCAAAGGAGATTGAAAAAGGATAACATGTTAGAGCATAGTGAAATAATAAAGTTAGCCAGGGAGTTGGATGAAGGCAGTGATTATGTATTTATAGATGATAGTGAGGAGAGTAGAGTTGCCCTTTTACAGAATAGGAATAGGAAGATCGATCCAAAAATAAAAAAGTGA
- a CDS encoding carbamoyltransferase C-terminal domain-containing protein, protein MILGIHDGHNASSSLIKKDKILFAMSEERFTRKKNQRGFPEKSVNYILNNINTNDDIDYISIGGVFRKGKRIKNLKNLQNRINKKFLYVYHHISHSYLFKLSNFKETLVISIDGGGDGLSFLASVANKNNLEIIAQSDLIDSVGDFYASITELLGFKPMEDEGKVMSLSSYEGKDDLKLTVIDYIKELKSFKNYLGVVGGEATKTLKRYILGNKKDISFEDKVRISKFAQKTLEDVVLKAIDDLSKEYNLENVVFVGGVAQNVKLNSKIAERYNLFVPPFMGDEGLCLGASLADKRIDNLNIKNTYFGYEIENEKVEKDLELLKNKLKNYKNYKIDFVEEKDIPEVIGSLILDNKIVCLSRGKMEFGPRALGNRSIISLPTKENKEKINKKLKRSWFMPFAPTILYEFIDDYLINPRYSPFMTQIFRVKEDKIKEIEGVIHVDKTTRPQTLKKESNKTYYEMIRYIYDSINIPVVLNTSFNLHGEPIVCTEKDAINSFLKADFDALLLGNYLISKIEH, encoded by the coding sequence ATGATCTTGGGTATTCACGATGGGCATAATGCAAGTTCTTCTCTAATAAAAAAAGATAAAATTTTATTTGCAATGAGCGAGGAGAGATTTACAAGAAAAAAGAACCAGAGGGGCTTTCCAGAAAAATCTGTGAATTATATTTTAAATAACATTAACACCAACGATGATATTGATTATATCTCCATTGGAGGAGTTTTTAGAAAAGGAAAAAGAATAAAAAACTTAAAAAACCTCCAAAACAGAATAAATAAAAAATTTCTCTATGTTTATCACCATATCTCCCATTCATATTTATTTAAACTCTCTAACTTTAAAGAGACATTAGTTATCTCAATAGATGGAGGAGGGGATGGTTTATCTTTTTTGGCATCCGTAGCAAATAAAAATAACTTGGAAATTATTGCCCAAAGTGATTTAATCGACTCTGTTGGAGATTTTTACGCATCAATAACTGAACTCTTGGGTTTTAAACCAATGGAAGATGAGGGTAAAGTTATGTCCCTATCCTCTTACGAAGGAAAAGATGATTTAAAATTAACAGTAATCGATTATATAAAAGAATTAAAATCATTTAAAAACTATTTGGGCGTTGTAGGAGGAGAAGCCACCAAAACATTAAAAAGATATATACTTGGGAATAAAAAAGATATTTCTTTTGAAGATAAGGTTAGAATATCAAAATTTGCTCAGAAAACTTTGGAGGATGTTGTTTTAAAGGCAATTGATGATCTATCCAAAGAATATAACTTAGAAAATGTTGTATTTGTTGGAGGAGTAGCTCAAAACGTTAAATTAAACTCAAAAATAGCTGAAAGATATAATTTATTTGTTCCACCTTTTATGGGAGATGAAGGTCTTTGTTTAGGAGCAAGCTTAGCCGATAAAAGGATAGATAATCTAAATATTAAAAATACATACTTTGGATATGAGATAGAGAATGAAAAAGTAGAAAAAGATTTAGAATTATTAAAAAATAAACTTAAAAATTATAAAAATTATAAGATAGATTTCGTTGAAGAAAAGGACATTCCTGAAGTAATCGGAAGCTTGATCTTAGATAATAAAATCGTTTGCCTATCAAGAGGAAAAATGGAATTTGGTCCAAGAGCTCTGGGAAATAGAAGCATCATATCTCTACCAACAAAAGAAAATAAGGAAAAAATTAATAAAAAATTAAAAAGAAGTTGGTTTATGCCATTTGCTCCAACAATACTCTATGAGTTTATAGACGATTATTTAATAAACCCAAGATACTCTCCATTTATGACTCAAATATTTAGAGTTAAAGAGGATAAGATAAAAGAAATCGAAGGAGTTATACATGTAGATAAAACAACAAGACCCCAAACATTAAAAAAAGAGTCAAACAAAACATACTACGAAATGATAAGATATATTTATGACTCAATCAATATTCCAGTAGTTTTAAATACTTCATTTAATTTGCATGGAGAGCCAATAGTTTGCACTGAAAAGGATGCAATAAATAGCTTTTTAAAAGCAGATTTTGATGCCCTGTTGTTAGGAAATTATCTAATCTCTAAGATCGAACATTAA